The nucleotide window CGTCCGGGACTACGAGCCGGAGCTGGTGGCCATCTTCGGCGCGGACCACATCTACCGCATGGACATCTCCCAGATGATCGCCTTCCATCAGGAGGTGGGGGCCGACGCCACCGTGGCCGCTCTCCCGGTGCCCGTGGAGAAGGCGAGGGCCTTCGGCGTCCTCGAGGCGGACCCCGACGGCCGGGTGTGGCGGTTCGAGGAAAAGCCCCTAGAGCCCCGGGCCCTTCCGGGCCGTCCGCAATACGCCCTGTGCTCCATGGGGAACTACATCTTCCATGCGGACGTCCTGGTGGAGGTGCTGGTGGAGGACGCCCAGCGTTCCACGGACCACGACTTCGGACGCAGCATCCTCCCCGCCATGTTGGGCCGCTACCGGGTCTATGCGTACGACTTCCACACGAACCGCATCCCGGGCCTCAAACCCTATGAGGAGCCCGCGTACTGGCGGGACATCGGCACCATCTTCGCCTACTGGGAAGCGCACATGGATCTGTTGGGCCCGCAACCCCGGTTCGACTTGCAGAACCCACAGTGGCCCATCCTGGGCGCGGCCTATCCCGGACCGCCCGCCCGCATCCTGCAGGGGGAGGTGTACGACACCCTCCTCGCGGAGGGCACCGTGGTGGAGGGCGGACGCATCCGAAGATCGATCCTCGGTCGGGGGGTGCACATCGACCCGGATGTGGAGATCGAGGAATCCGTGGTCATGGACTTCACCGTGGTGCGCCGGGGATGCAGACTCCGGCGGGTCATCGTGGATCGGTACAATATCCTCGAGCCCAACACCGTCATCGGGGAGGATCCGGAGGAGGACGCGCGCCGGTATCACCGGGACCGATCGGGAATCGTGGTCGTCCCCCGCGGCCCCACCCGGGCGCGGTTCTAGGGACCGCCAGGGTGGGGATGGGAGGACAACATGGTGGAGTACCGGCCGGCTCGACGGGAAGATCTGGAGGCCATCTGTGCCCTGCTGACGGCCTGCGGGCTCTCCCCGGAGGGCGTCGCGGACTGGCTGGACACCTTCTGGGTGGCCCTGGATGACGGTGCCCTGGTGGGGGTCGCGGGACTCGAGCGGTACGGGGACGTGACCCTGCTCCGCTCTGTCGCCACACACCCCGCGTACCGAGGCCGGGGCGTCGCAGCCGCTCTCTGCCGCCGCCTCCTCGCTCTCGCGCAGGCGCAGGGTGTGCGCACCGTATACCTGCTCACGCAGACGGCAGAAGGATATTTCCGCCGTTTCTTCGGATTCCGGGCCATCCCGCGAGCGGCCGCGGACCCGCGCCTGCAGGCCTCCCTCCAGTTCGCCCGTACCTGCCCAGATTCCGCGGTGCTCATGGCGCTGGAGCTGGAACCCCTCCGGCCCCAAGACCACAACACCCCCACCTGAAGGCCCTCACTCCCCGGGAACGGGCGCTAGTCCTCCCGGGGCGGTGGGACGTCCTGCGGGGAGTCCCCGCACGGAGATCAGAGCCAGCAGAGCGGACACCAGAGAGACGGCGAAGACAAAGCTCAGGGCACCTGCCAGGGCGTCTCGAGTCCCCGCCAGGGCCTCCGCGGAGACCCCCTCCAGGGCCCTGGGATTCAGGATTTCCTGAATTCGATGCGGGGGAACTCCTTGTGCGGCCAGGCGCAGGAACAGCAGGTTTCCCAGCAGGCTCACTCCCACGGACCCCCCGATGTTGCGGGAGAACAGGACCAGGGAGGTGGCAAGCCCCCGCTGCTCGTAGGCCACGGAGGTCTGTACCGCGAGGATGAAGGTCAACGCCGCGAATCCGATCCCCACCCCCAGCAGCGCGGTGGCGCCCTGCACCCACAGCCCCGGCACGGAGGGATGGAGGCGGGTGAGGAAAGCAAGTCCGCCGCTGAAGAGGGCGAGGCCCAGGGTGACCACGGGTCGGAACCCGAACCGCAGGACGAGGCGGCTGCCTACCAGGCTCGCGGTAGTCCACCCCAGCATGAGCGGGGTGAGGGCCAGACCTGCTTCCGTGGCGCTTCTCCCCTGGGCACCCTGCACGAACAGGGGAATGTAGTAAACACCTCCGGAGAATGCCGCTCCTACCAGCACGTTGCTGATGGTGCTCACCGTCACCACCCGGTTACCGAACAGCTCCAGGGGAAGCACGGGATCCTCCGTCCGACGTTCCCACAGGAGGAGTGCGGCTCCTAGAGCTACGCCGGTGAACACGAACCCCGGGCGAATCCTCCCGCCCTCCACCCCCACCAGGAGGGCGACCACGGAGGCCACCATCAGGAGGGCGCCGGCCACGTCCAGGGAACCTGGCTGGTGTCTTGGGCGTTCGCGGTAAGCACGGGCCACGATCCACAGGGCCACGAGCCCGACCGGGAGATTCGCGTAGAAGATCCACCGCCACGACCCCACGCTCACGATGAAGCCTCCCAGCAACGGTCCCAGGATGCTGGCGAGTCCCCACATCCCGCTGAACAGCCCTTGGATCCGGGCACGCTCCTCCAGGGTGTACAGGTCTCCCACGATGGTGATGGCGATGGGGAGAAGGGCCCCAGCGCCGATCCCCTGGACCGCCCGGAACACCACGAGTTGCCGCATGGAGCCAGCCGCGCCGCACAGCGCGGAACCCGCCAGGAAGGCCGCGATCCCGAAGAGGTACACCCGACGGCGGCCGTAGCGGTCCGCGAGCCGGCCGAACACCGGAGTCCCCGCGGTCATGGTGAGGGCGTAGCTGGCTGCGACCCACGGATAGAGCTCGAAGCCCTCCAGCAGGCGCGTGATGGTGGGGAGGGCGGTCGCTACGATGGTGGTGTCCAGGGCCGCCAGGAACATCCCCAGCATGACCGCCAGCGTCACCACCCGCCGCTGTCCGGGATCCACGTTTCCGCTCCTCCGTCCCGTAGGGGCCGCACGGTCCCTACGCCATTGTCCCAGAAGGGGGCAACCCCCTCCCCTCCCCGAGCGGCGCGCCCGCGTAGGCCCGGTCCAGGATCTCGAAGGTGTGCAGAACTGCAAGAGGCCTTCGCAGAGCCCGGAGGTGTGTGCGGAGCTGAACCATGCACCCGATGTTCCCCGTGGCCACCACCTCCGCCCCGGTGGACAGCAGACTCTGTGCCTTCCGCCGACCCAGCTCTGCAGCGATCTCGGGGTGTTCCAGGTTGTAGATGCCCGCGGACCCACAGCAGATCTCCGCGTCCGCGGGCTCCACGAGCTCCAGGTTGCCCACGCTCGCGAGCAGGCGCCGGGGGGCCTCGTGGATCCCCTGCGCGTGGAGCAGGTGGCAGGCGTCGTGGTAGACCGCCCGCACGGGACGGGGAAGGGGGGGAGGAGGAGTGAAGCCGAGCTCATAGAGAAACGTGCTGACATCCCGGGCTTGGGTGGCCAACGCCGTTGCCCGCTCTGCCTCCGGATGTCCCTGAAACAGCAGCTTGTACTCCTGCATGGCGGACCCGCACCCCGCGGCGCTGACTACCACCGCGTCCACGTCCTCCGGAAAGACCCGGAGGTTGTGCCGTGCGAGCCGGCGGGCGAGCTCCCCAAAGCCCGAGTGCAGGGCGAGGGCACCGCAGCATCCCTGTCCCCTCGGCACCACCACCTCCACCCCGTTGTGGCTCAGCACGCGAACCACGGCCCAGTTGATCTGGGGGGCCAGCACCTGCTGCACGCAGCCCACGAGGAGCGCCACCCGCGCCCGGGGCTTCCCCCGGGCCGGGGTCACCGCGGGGAGAGCGTTCGCCCGGGGAAGGCGCGGGGGGAGGAGATCGAGCATGGCCCGTGGCCGGGCCGGCAGAATCCTCCGGAGGGGCCGCACCAGGACTCCGATCCGCGCCACCGCCCGGAATCGCACCGGAAAGGGCAGGATCGTCATCACGAATTCCCGCAGAAGACGATCCGGGAGCGGGCGCCGATGCCTGCGCTCTGCGAGTTCTCGGAAGGGTGTCACCAGCTCCACGTACCGCACCCCCGAAGGACAGGCGGTCTGGCAGCCGAGGCACCCCAGACATCGGTCCACATATGGCAGGACCTCCTGCCACCGAAGCCGGCCTTCCAGCGCCTCCTTCATGAGGAAGATCCGGCCCCGGGGGGAGTCCATCTCCTCGCCGAGGATCCGGTAGGTAGGGCAGGCGGGAAGACAGAACCCGCAGTGGACGCACGCCTCCACCGCGTGCGCCATGTTCGCCCCCACGGCGCCATATCGCTCCGCGGGAATGGCGTGCTGCACTAGCTCGCTCCGAACTTCCCGTGAGGATCCAGGGCCCGCTTCACCCGCCGGGCGAAGGCCTCGCCTCCCCACTCTCCGAGCATTCCCCGCCCGGGCGGCCCCAGCACGCAAAGACCCGCGAGCCCTAGTTCCACCAGCGTCCGGTGTAGGAGGCCCAGCTCCCCCGGCCACGCCACCCACGCGCAGGTCCCGCCCACGCTATAGCGTCGGGGAGCGCCTGAGCGGGCCAGCCGTTCCTCAAGGCCTACAAGACGCCGGGGAGTGACCGGCACCTTCACCAGCGCATGCCCGGCCGGAACCCACGAGAACTCCCGCAGGTCCTCCCACACCCTCCGCTCCTCCTCCCCCCGCAAGACCTCCGTCGGTCTACCCAGGAACGCCACAAGGCGCGCGATCCTCGCCTCCAGGGACTCCGCAAGCCCCCCCAGCCGCACCCACAGGACTCCGGACGGGTCCAGATCCAGGACCTCGAGCTCGAAGCGGCTCATGCCCAGGCGCACCAGGGTGTCCACCGCCTCCCCGAACCTCGGGTGCGCCACCCGGAGCGTGGCGTGGGCGTGGGGCGCGGGAAAGACCTTAAAGGTGAGTTCCACCAGGACTCCCATCTGGCCGAGGCTTCCTACCATGAGCTTGGGGAAATCGAAGCCCGCGGCGTTCTTCACCACCTTCCCCCCGCCTCGCACCAGGGTCCCGGTGCCGTCCACAAACCGCACGCCCAGCACGAAGTCCCGCACCCCTCCGTACCGGTAGCGCCTCGGGCCGCTGAGTCCGCTCGCCACCGTTCCTCCGAGGGTGGCGCCGGAGGCGGAAAACGGCGGATCAAA belongs to Armatimonadota bacterium and includes:
- a CDS encoding glucose-1-phosphate adenylyltransferase encodes the protein MKGPYPGGRPRTLGIILAGGRGERLHPLTRDRSKPAVPFGGRYRIVDFVLTNFIHSGIFSLYILVQYKSQSLIDHLRHGWRATGLHEDHFLLVVPPQMRWGEAWYRGTADAVYQNLNLVRDYEPELVAIFGADHIYRMDISQMIAFHQEVGADATVAALPVPVEKARAFGVLEADPDGRVWRFEEKPLEPRALPGRPQYALCSMGNYIFHADVLVEVLVEDAQRSTDHDFGRSILPAMLGRYRVYAYDFHTNRIPGLKPYEEPAYWRDIGTIFAYWEAHMDLLGPQPRFDLQNPQWPILGAAYPGPPARILQGEVYDTLLAEGTVVEGGRIRRSILGRGVHIDPDVEIEESVVMDFTVVRRGCRLRRVIVDRYNILEPNTVIGEDPEEDARRYHRDRSGIVVVPRGPTRARF
- the arsN2 gene encoding arsenic resistance N-acetyltransferase ArsN2, whose protein sequence is MVEYRPARREDLEAICALLTACGLSPEGVADWLDTFWVALDDGALVGVAGLERYGDVTLLRSVATHPAYRGRGVAAALCRRLLALAQAQGVRTVYLLTQTAEGYFRRFFGFRAIPRAAADPRLQASLQFARTCPDSAVLMALELEPLRPQDHNTPT
- a CDS encoding MFS transporter, translating into MDPGQRRVVTLAVMLGMFLAALDTTIVATALPTITRLLEGFELYPWVAASYALTMTAGTPVFGRLADRYGRRRVYLFGIAAFLAGSALCGAAGSMRQLVVFRAVQGIGAGALLPIAITIVGDLYTLEERARIQGLFSGMWGLASILGPLLGGFIVSVGSWRWIFYANLPVGLVALWIVARAYRERPRHQPGSLDVAGALLMVASVVALLVGVEGGRIRPGFVFTGVALGAALLLWERRTEDPVLPLELFGNRVVTVSTISNVLVGAAFSGGVYYIPLFVQGAQGRSATEAGLALTPLMLGWTTASLVGSRLVLRFGFRPVVTLGLALFSGGLAFLTRLHPSVPGLWVQGATALLGVGIGFAALTFILAVQTSVAYEQRGLATSLVLFSRNIGGSVGVSLLGNLLFLRLAAQGVPPHRIQEILNPRALEGVSAEALAGTRDALAGALSFVFAVSLVSALLALISVRGLPAGRPTAPGGLAPVPGE
- a CDS encoding heterodisulfide reductase-related iron-sulfur binding cluster, with product MQHAIPAERYGAVGANMAHAVEACVHCGFCLPACPTYRILGEEMDSPRGRIFLMKEALEGRLRWQEVLPYVDRCLGCLGCQTACPSGVRYVELVTPFRELAERRHRRPLPDRLLREFVMTILPFPVRFRAVARIGVLVRPLRRILPARPRAMLDLLPPRLPRANALPAVTPARGKPRARVALLVGCVQQVLAPQINWAVVRVLSHNGVEVVVPRGQGCCGALALHSGFGELARRLARHNLRVFPEDVDAVVVSAAGCGSAMQEYKLLFQGHPEAERATALATQARDVSTFLYELGFTPPPPLPRPVRAVYHDACHLLHAQGIHEAPRRLLASVGNLELVEPADAEICCGSAGIYNLEHPEIAAELGRRKAQSLLSTGAEVVATGNIGCMVQLRTHLRALRRPLAVLHTFEILDRAYAGAPLGEGRGLPPSGTMA